The sequence GCCCCCCAGTCACTCATGTTGCCGTGTGCCCCCTCCCTTGCTGTCCTTAGAAGCAAAGGGCTTGGCTGCGTGTGTGGGGCGAGAGCAGGCTGTTGTCTGGCACCAAAGCCACATCCTCTTCACCTCTTTCAGTTGCTGAGGCAGCTGTGCGTCTCTGCTGGTCTAAATTCCCACGTCTGCCGAGCTCTCCTTTGCTGTCCTCTGCATTCCCGAGGGGCGAGGGAACCTTTCTTTCCCATCTCTGATCCCCCCTTTCTGGGAACCTAGCAATGAGAGGTTATACCCCAGCTAAAAATGGCCTGGTGGCCTCTGGGTGGCCCAGGCTTGTCTCTGGTGTGAGCTGGGCCATCCTGAAGGCTGAGCCATGCTTACCGGGACCCCCTTATCCTCACAGTACGGAGAGGTGCTCAACCTGGTACTGTCCAGTAAGAAGGCAGGCACCGCCGTGGTGGAGTTTGCAACCATCAAGGCTGCGGTGAGTGCTCTGTGGGGCTTTGGGGGCCGCCGACAGCCCTGCCATTCCAGGGGAGGAATCCAGTTCTGTGGGCCCTCTGAGCTTAGGTGTCCACACTCCCGGGGGATCTCTGGGCCAGCTCAGAGCCAGGATTCCCCAGAGCCCCTCCAGCTCCCAGGAGTAGAGGCACAGCAAGTGAAGGGATGGACAGGAGAATATTCCGGGGACGGCTTCATTTCCTGCTGCCTGGCTCCGCACCCTCCACCTTCCCCTGGAAGCCAGCACGCCTCCAGGTTGGAGCCCTGGCACTGCCTTCTCCCCTTGCCCCACTCCCCAGTCAGAAAGCTCACGTGGCGCTCAGGGAAGGTCAGCGCTTCAGCATACCATTGTGTGAAGTTTGCTGTGCTTTGCTTGGAGGATGAGAGCGCTGGTTCTGGTTCTTTCTGTGGGGGTAGAGAGAGCCTCTCTGCAGCCGACTGGAGTGATGGGACCAGGACCGGATGCTGTATTTGACAGGAGCTGGCTGTCCAGAATGAAGTGGGCCTAGTCGATAACCCCCTGAAGATTTCCTGGTTGGAGGGACGGCCCCAGAGCACAATGGGCCCTAACCACCCAGGACTGTCCCAGGTAAGGAGCCAGGCCTCACGCAGCCGGGCATGCTCAGGCTTCGGGGCGCCTCTTCCTGTTTGGGCTCTTCTCAGGGCCCTTTCCTCGCAAATCCCAGTCATCAGGAATATGGAGAGATTGGCAGGTCTGCCAATCCAAGCAGGAGGACTGGGATTCCTTGCTGATCCCCTTTCCTCTCTGAGTGCCAGTGGGGCCCACCCTATACAGACCTCTTAGACCTTATTTATCATATTCTGGTCCCCTTTGGGTTCTCTCATCATCACCCAAAGGCGTTGTCCTGGCCTGCGGGTCGCTTGGTTGCAGTGTGAAGCATTTGGCGCTGAGATGACCTGGTGCTTCAGGGAAGGGGCCGGTGATGAGGGTGGCTGCTTCCTTCCCCAGCTTCCTTCCAGGTGCGTCCACGGCTATCCCAGATGGGGACCTACTGTCAAGAGGCAATATCTCCTCTTTAGAAATAACACTGGCTACCCTGCCGACACTGAGGTGCTGCCTGGTGCCCGATTTGTGGTAAAGCAGGCACTTGAGCTGACACAAGCCCAACACCGGCTCTTAGTCCTCGCGGCTCCATGAAGGCTTATGTTCCGCTCCCCGCcccacacgtatacacacacacagccctggtCACACTTGTCCCCACTTCGGTGGGACAAgagctctctctcccttctctgaagtGCCCAGGGGTCTGTGTGAGAGCCTCAGGCTGACGTGTTCCAGCCCCTCGGTGGGGAAGAATGCCCCTCCGTGGGTCAGCAAGGGCTCCGCTCCCATTGCCTCAGGCACCCCGCCACCACGCCCCTCACCTGGCCGTGAGGATGGGGAGCTCTCTGGAGTGTGTCCCAGACCCTGGACAGAGGAGGCAAAGGACCTGGTCTGAGCCTGACTCGGGACCCTTCTTTAGAGACCGTTTCCCCACGGTTAAGGCCCAGCATTTCACAGCCCCAGACGACACTCCATAGGCTGTGTTACAAAGAGCTCTCTTTATCACCATCCCACGGGGGCTTTCAGTTCAGCACAGCCACacaagaggagggaagggggaggccaCAGGTTTGGGTTGTGGAGGCGCTGTGTGTCCAGgcttcccttccccctctgccacaCCTGGAAAGGCCTGGGGTGTCAGAACCACATGCGGCCAACTGGGCTCTGGCTCCAAGTCTTCTGGCCAGGCCTCAGGGTGGGGCCGTAGCCCCGTCGTCAGAGGTTTTGAGCAAAGCAGAGTTCCTCAGTCCTGGTGAGGATTCTGGAGACCAGCTTGCCTCTTCATTGTAACAGCTCTGAGCTTCATGTCTGTCCCTGATCCAGTCCTCCCGCCCATATTCTCATGGGCGCAGGAAGGAGGGAAACCTGCCACTGTTTCTTGTTGCATTTCCCAAGGGCTCCGTCACTAGTAATTCTGGGAATTCCGCACAGCCCCCTTTCGCAAGCTGTCTGTGCCTGGCATTCCCTAGAGCCTCCTTCCTTGGGCACCAGGGAGTGCTCGTGCTACGGGCAGCTGTACTGGCACTTTGAGTCTCTCATGCCCCCTTTTCTGCTAGTGatttgtttgatttgttttccAGAGTTACACTGTGTATCTCTACCTGCCTCATTCTTCCTACTCTGtcagcccctcccttcccttgcAGGCCCCATAtgcttcctccttccccccaccaGGCCCCAGGCCATGGTCTAGGCCTGTGCTGCCCAGTAGAACTTTCTCCAGTGATGTTAACGTTCACTCTGCGCTGTCCAGTGTGGTAGCCGTTAGTCGTATGTGGCTGTTGAGCACCTGAAAcctggctagtgtgactgagggctgaatttttaattgtatttaatttcaattaaaCAGCCACGTgcagctagtggctaccatactgtaCAAGGTCACGCCTGTTTCATCCCTCTCCCCTTAGGTCTCCCACTTTCCTCTCCAGCCTGGATTGGACCACTTTTGCCCAGACCTGTCCTGTAACCTCGTTCTGTTGACAGTGGCTTCAGAGGGAGCTGGCCCAGGGCACCCATCTGTCATGCCTAGTCTGCGCGTCCTCCACCCCCGGACTCACCCCTTATGCCGCCCTCCCTCTCTGCTGGCCTCTGCCTGGTCCCTGTGGTTGCAGGCATGGCCTCCCTTTCCCAGCCTAGCTAGCTGCCTTCAGGGCTCCTGCCAGCAGGTGCCCCCCTCACATTTCCATCTTGCCTCTGTACCTCTGTCCCTCCACTCTGGGGTGACTCAGAGAACTGTTCAGGACCCAGAGGGAAGGCAGGGACCTGGATTCCTATCCCTACCTTAATCCACGACTGTCCCCTCCTTCTCTGGGTCCCCAGGCTTCTGGCTCTTTCACCCAcctctgcccaccctccccccattCAGAAGCTGGGCTCACTGGGAAATTGCTCCCTCAGCATCTGTAGAACTTCCTCAAGAAGTGAAATCCCCAGGTCCACTTTGAAGGAGAAGAAGGGATCACTGAGGTCCGGAGCAGGTGTCCTCTGGAAGGGGGGCGTATCCAAAGGGTCCTCATCGGAGTATTGGTGGAGGGCGTCCGCCAGGGAGAGCGCGGAGGGCAGGGTGGCAGAGTAGGTTGCGGTGTAGGTGGATGGGGGCTCCAGGATGTTGGGGCAGCTGGAGCTTTCTCGGTAGAGGCGCGGGGGTTTGGGCGGGGCCAGCAGGGTGGCCCGGGGCTGCTCGTCCCCCCACAGTGGCAGGCGCCGGCCATCTGGCCTCCCTCGCAGCTCCCGGGCGACCTCTCGGTTGCTGTACTCCTCGTGGTCCCCTCCAGCCGTGCTGGCCTGGCTGAGCACGCTGCCCTGTCGCCGGAGTCTCCGCGGCCGCCGCATGCTCAGCCCCTTGAAGAAGGAGGTGCTGCAGAAGGAGCCTTTCTGCCAGGTCTCCATGGGGCCCCGGGGAGCCAGCAGACAAGCCTGGTACCTCAGAAGCCCGGTTCAAGGGCAGCTGGGGGCCATCTGGTCCCGCTGGAGCAGTGAACGGCGAGAATCAGGGAGGCAGCCTTCGCTGGCAGAAGCAGAGGCCTCCGGGTTTCTGCTCAGCAGGGACCTTCGGCCGCGTGTCCAGGAGAGCCGAAAAAGCTGAGAGTTCCTGGCGACGGGAGTCTCCCAGAGAGACAGGAGTGGCCTGGTTACTTGATAGGGCAGTGGAAAAACCCCCGGAGGAAGAAACAGCACTCCACTCCGTGGAGCCGGAGCGAGGGCAGCTGTGGCGCGATCTGAGGTGGCTCCTCTTGCCCAGTGCCGGGCTCCTCGCCCTCTCCCTGGCTCTGCGGGGGGCCGGCCTCTCCGCCGCTGGCTCCCAGACTGATTAGTGGCTTGGCTGTTTGTGCCAGTGTGTGGCGGAGGAGATGTGTTGTTGTCTTCGGCTGACTCAGTCAGGTGGAAGGCTGGTCTCATGCTCTGAGGTAATTGCAGCATCCGCAGGCAGGGATTGGGG comes from Balaenoptera ricei isolate mBalRic1 chromosome 2, mBalRic1.hap2, whole genome shotgun sequence and encodes:
- the C2H15orf62 gene encoding uncharacterized protein C15orf62 homolog, mitochondrial yields the protein METWQKGSFCSTSFFKGLSMRRPRRLRRQGSVLSQASTAGGDHEEYSNREVARELRGRPDGRRLPLWGDEQPRATLLAPPKPPRLYRESSSCPNILEPPSTYTATYSATLPSALSLADALHQYSDEDPLDTPPFQRTPAPDLSDPFFSFKVDLGISLLEEVLQMLREQFPSEPSF